In Erigeron canadensis isolate Cc75 chromosome 8, C_canadensis_v1, whole genome shotgun sequence, the DNA window GGATAAACATTGGATAGAAATTATGCCAATACAAATTAAATGAACATAAATGGGAAATAAAACATATGTGGACAGCTTTAAAGATTATAACAAATGGTAACCAGTTTATCATTAACAGACTAAAGTGCATATTATCCTTATGACACCAATCCTATTGGTCCCCATGAAATAATATAAGTAGAATGTGAATGATTTTGACACAAAGAACTCAATAAAATTAGGTGATTATATAGTCTAAATGTGAATCAAGTCCCGTCCCACCAAATTAGACAAAATAGTTGATGATTCCAGTggtatttttcaatttcatcatcCTGAATAGACAGACCCATGTCACCATTTTGTACCTTTTACatattattaaagtaatataactatataagatTATAAGTGTAACTTACTTTATTAAAATGTtcatttttaattatgttttgttCAATTAAGTCATTGTAAATTTAacttagaaaatatatatgatacttTGTGTAcaaacttacatgaattttaaTGCAGTAAGTCAAAGAGAAGTGGGAGGCTTTGTCCCTCTCGCGGTCCCGAATTCAAATCCGGGCTTTGGCGTTGAAATATTAACTTAGGAAAAACCCGCAactaacattaatatatatattaaaaacaaaggtatGGAAATGTGTGAAAATAATAGTAACGggtcattttatttctttggacccgtttttattttcttaatagaccacttcattttcttttggacccatcttatattcttaattacaaattatgttttgatcttttaaactgcttccaatttgtttacaaaatatcacttattttaattgtatattattattttttaagtttgtaacatttttaagattatctcatattattacaagtgaactattacatagtatatatacacataatagtAGGGTGTATGTTTGgaatatatacacctaaccatttccgaaaaatttgtttgcaatacctattagtttcaatgttatctcggttgatgttttattattatgaattatttttgtttcactttctattttcaatgatttaggaaattagctttaattatgtttgtattattaatttatttttttattttaaatattctactttcatacttattatcttttagaatctatataatatattagtctgttttaaaattatactatcgattttttctaatttgtagttgcttactcattaaaaaatcaatatcaattcaggttttgagctatataatatttttacatagtactatgtaatatttttacatagtactatgtaataatttttacatagtaccaaacacaataaatataatgtctcccggggcaacgttCGGGTAACATATCTCgtagaaaaccaaaaaactactttaaaatttataaaggagtacacatattcaaataaataaatgattttaaaaagtAGAGTCACTATTTTAACACAAAAAGTACATGATTAAGAATTTATAAAAAcagttatatttttataactttaaaactTTTTGCATATTGAAAACTCATTGAGGGTAGAAATGAgaagttaaaaaataacaagGCTAAAAAGGACATTacatattcataaaaaaaaggCACAATCCAAAGTAACAGCAGACTCCTTAGTCTTCACTCCACCTTTATAAATAAAGTCTCCCTTGATATGTACCTACCCTAACACATCCACTTGTTTCACCAAAGAAACACACATTTGCCAAGTGTAGAGAGACACCCACAGAGGAAAATAAACATATGACAACCAATATGAAAACCCAAACTCAAACTCAGGTTGATGAGCAAATGGTTCTCCTCTCCCAGTATTATCCTGGGATATATGACCAACTAATACCAGAACAAGGTATGctttttatacatacataaatatatatacatacatacatatatacacactgTGTATTGTATAGATATTTGTATTTACATTATTTGTAAAGTATGGTGAttgattttagttttattgGTTATGTGTTTAGGGGAAGTGGTGAAACCAAGAAGAAGGCGAAAGAAGAACAAAGCAGATGGAAGTGGCAGTGGGATGAGAAAAAGGAAACTAAGTGATCAGCAAGTGACCATGTTAGAAGAAAACTTTGGAAATGAACACAAGCTGGAATCAGAAAGAAAGGACCGGCTAGCCTCTGAGCTCGGGTTAGACCCGCGCCAAGTGGCTGTTTGGTTCCAGAACCGCAGGGCTCGATGGAAGAGCAAGAAGCTTGAAGAGGAATACAACAAGCTGAAAACTGAACATGACTCCACTGTTCTTGACAAATGCCGCCTTGAAACTGAGGTACCCTAGCTAGCTACTTTCTATGCAAGTATATTTTCTACTATTGTAAATATAGTTGATATATACCTTTTCAACTATGtgtgtcaatatttgataacaagtcagttgttttttttataaattattttcaaaacaaaaacaaaactgaCATTTGTAACTTTAATCAGCTTATATTTCATTAGTTTTCCAATGTTATACTTAGCACCCAAGGAAATAACTAAAAGTAAAAGGGAGGTTTTGAGCTTGCCATTTTTTAGTTCTTGGGGAAATAACAAATAGAATCTTTTTTTTCaagtatttattttacattttttgttttgtatttatagttTCTTTTGGATAAGTTTTAAAGTAGTAATAATGAAACTTGGATAACGTTAAATGAGCAAGTCCTTTAAGATGTCAGGTGTTGTGTCTAGCTAGTTAATTACTTGGGATATAAGTTGATCCATTTATCAGATTTACTGTTTTATGAAGTAGATTAACACAACAGTAAAATTAGTTTGTTACACTCTACTTGATGTCTACTCAAAGGATACTTTTTATCCacattaagttaaaaaaatataaactccCTAAATTGTTAATGCATGGACTCAAGGCTCGAGAAAAAGTGATGCCATCTTTTAAGGCTTCAAACTAAATGGTAGGAACAGGAAACAACTATGTAACTTTGACAATAATAAGGAAACTAATAATATCCCATTCCCATTTGATCCAACAAAATTGTGCAATAGTCACAAGTGTCCATTcctagaattttttttaacgttGTTGAAAGAGGTATCCTATTGTAGTGGAGTTGCACATGACAATGTGTATGGCATGTCTCCCCACGTGGACCTTGTACCTTCTATATGAAaccaaattttcaaagatttTAAGTAATATTACAGCTTTCAAATATCTAAGGCTGATCATCCGTCTTGTACAGGTATTGAAGCTCAAAGAGCAACTCTCTGAAGCAGAAAAGGAGATAAATCGACTTGTGGAGAGGTCAGACGGAATATCGAGCACAAGCCCGAGTTCGTCATTCTCTATGGAAGCGATGGAGCCGCCATTTCTCGGGGGATTTGGGATGGAAGGGTTGGAGAATGTATTTTACTTGCCGGAAAACAACTATATACAGGGATTGGATTGGTTGAACATCTAATTAAGGAAAatgtaattaaataattatagtaTTGTAGTCGTGTAGATAGGTGTCGATCTAATGTAAATCTTCTCGGTATCCTTGCTTTATCGTATTAATTAGTTCATCGTATTTAATTTCTAATGTCTTGACTAGCAAATGTTTGTATATTACCACTACTTGACTCCttaaattaataagaaaatgcTAGTAGATTTAATGTAGCATGGGCTCATTTTGATGGTCTGGAAATTCATGCAAGTCCATGCATATAACATATGGTCAAACTAAAAGTGTACGTATAAGACCAAAAGAGTTCTATATAGTCCAGATTTGGGCCCTAAGTGAAAGTGTACAAAACTGCACTAGATTGTCCTAAAAAAGACAAATATACTTCCAATAGACAGAGTCTCTGCATTGCAAATATGTAGTACTTTTATGAGTGAAAGTTTTAGGTAAATTATTGGTTTACATAGTTCATAATTTAACAATTTTAGCCTGCTACAAGAACTCCTATGTTTATAAGAAAAACAATATGGATAACCAAAAGAAGTTTACCAAGTATGAAATAGAGCTTAATGAAAGAATGTTTCTAGCTTATATTTTCGACCAGAAATGGTTCAAAAAAAGATCAAGACATTCAAGATTAGATTCCATGTATTGTCATTATCAAGCTGATccaaattaattaagatttCAGAGTGGTTGCAGGAAATTATTACCCATAAAATGTCAAAATTACAAACCAAACAGAAAAGTCAGTTTCCAAATTTGACTATCATGTTCAAACTATCACAATTTGACACCTAGAgttcaagaaaacaaaagtcCAGAGAGTAACATGGGACCCAAACTAAAGATAATGAGCAGCTGAAATTCTTCTTTATGGATAATAAGCACTTAAAGGCTTTTAAGATTCTATAAAGCAAAGTTAATGACATGAAAATATGCATCATCCTTCGTCACCGTGCAATCTTGTAAACCTAAAGGATTggttataattttaaaagatttagATTAAACCCAACGGCATAAACCACTTACTACGCTATATTAAGTCTGGATATGCCACAGGAATGGCAACATAGAGCaactactaataataatgatgaacAGGCCAATCTATCAAATGGAAAAAAACAATTAATCAGAACTACTAACCTGTAATGTCATATAATGGACGTTTTGAAACCAATCAAACAAActtttgccacctctacaaaGATGGGAGCAACGGTCAACAACCTCAAAGAATACTGTGTTGGTGGTAGAGTTAGCAACTTAGCATGGGGCATCAAGCTTGAAAACTCCGAACGACATAATGACTGCACAATTAACAAAATGCATTAATTTTGGTAAAATGCATACTAATAATGAATGCTACAAAGTTAAAGTGCATTGTTTAACAAATTATCAAGAAAAGCAATAACTGAAAATTAACTGTACTTTGGAAATGATAGATACCTACCAGTAACAGTCACCATGTGCGGTTTAGTCATACAAGATAAAGTCTTTGCAGGTAACTTTACAGATAGCAAAAAGGTTGAAACAGATAACTGCAATTGCAATAATAGTGATCACTGGTCAGTAAAAGCAGCTTAAGTGTGTGACCTTTTAAGCCATTAACTATATGGAACTTACACGTCATTTTCCAATTTCCATACTTCATGAATGAACAAAATATGCTAAGGGAACTGGCAAGTatatttgattatcacaagcaacataatatacatataaagttatttaatcAGATAACACGACTGTTTGGGATTAAGATGAAGACGagcaacaaatatatattaggAAAACAACATGAAGTCTACTAACTATTTCCATTCAACTCTGTTATTTACAAACCTCAAACCATCCCCTTTTGtgctcttttaaaaaaaatatattaattggaGAGTTCTCTATATCGATATGACAAATGAGGTCAAAAATTCATCTCGATGTCCTAGCAGCCCGTTCTTCGTAACAAGGTTGATGATATTCAATCACACATATCCAATGCAACACACCTACTTTGATCGGGCAACACAAAACACAATACCATATTCCTTCGTGTTCGCTCTTAATTCAGTCGCTGGTTTGTACTACTTACTAAGGCAGGGACATCTCAGTCCCTCCAATGAGTACCTTCTCTGCCATTCACGAACGGCTAAAATCATGTTGATCATCTTAAAAGAGTAATCAAATTTTCTGTCAGAGCAAACCTCATTGTGAAATCCATAATAACAGCCACACAAATCATTTGAATCTTCAGTTACTAAACCACTGAAGCTGATTATAAAACGGGAAACAGGAATGTTTTAGAATAGGCATCTCATAACACTAGACCATATAAAGTACAGATCAATTAATACGGAAATAGAACAATTAAGTTTTATACAGACGGTCAAAACTTTAGAAGAGGAATGGCGAGAAGTGACTTTATGCCAATATGACCATTTTATCATTTCTCTAGCTCCATTCAGCTTATTTCTTAAAAAACTGATATGATGTCATGGCAATGATAAAGAATAGCAATACAAGAAGTTATAGTATTTGGAATTAATCCTTAAGTGACAGCAAGCCAGTCACAGGACTATGTTTTGGCTGGTCGCATTCAATCAGGTATATCTGTATTTTATTTTGCCAGACATACTTGTGTTGATTAACATTATAAATTATGTTGAAAATCGTGGATTAGTTGTTACTGTTTATTATTTCCAAAGGTTAACATTGATCATTAAGATATTACGGGAATTTATGTTGATTTCTTTTAAGAAGTATATTTCCTCGTTCTCCAGATTACTATGATATGAAAGACCAGCCAAAAGACTATCAATACCAATAAGTGCTAGAAGTTTCAATAACCGCATAGCAACTAGTATCCCCAACTCCTTTAAATAAGTATGATATGTAAAAGGACACACTATAATTTCTTTCTGGCCAGGTTGAATTCTTTTCAAACGGGCCTTGTTTGTAATTGTATCTATGATCAATAATATGGTATTGTTccgaaataattaaaaaaaacaaccagTCAAATTATATTTGGTCAGAACTACAATGTGTCCCTatcaatacttaactagtaagTGTAGCATCAGATATAAAATAAAGCAGCTACCATATAAACCTGATGTTCAAATTAAGCTCTCATTTTCAGCAATCAAGTTTTTATCATCATCAATCTTGATATCTACAAGGTTAACTTCTTTAACTAAGCACTGCATAGTATAATACATATTCTACATACACGTCTAACAAAGAAAAACAGCCCAACTTACATGCTAGTATGCTACTACTACACAAGCCACTATATCTAATGTCATTAAGTAAGGTCTTATTTCAAGTTTGAACCGCTGCCCCCTGATGTTGAGGTAAAAGCTAAACAACCAATATACGTCTAAAGAATTAAGTTAGCCCACAAAAACAATAAGTGTCTCGCAATTTACATGGACGTGATTTCAATTGGACAATTACCTCTTAATATCTTCATTTAACAATTTACTTCTCCCTCGACTCAAATAATTTAATTAGAATATATTGCTACAAAAACAAGAACCATCTCGTCTACTCTAAAATGACAGCTTATCACCAATCACAATAGTAAATTATAAGGTCATCTTTACGAGTTACTCTATAACACATACTCAGACTCTCAGATATTATATATCGGAAACATCATACAAAGAATATATATCATCTCCTACTTTCACCAAGTTTGACCAATGGACGAAACATAAAAGATCATGTCCTATGGTTAGTTGTTAAACATTCCAATAAtgcaaaattaaaaactaaaactgaTATTAATATTACAGAAATGACATGAAAAACAACATATAAGGTCGTGATCCACGGCGAAGCGGCCAATTTGAGGGAAGCACGGTATTTACTATTTAGTAATGAACATGGTGAATCATCAAAAaatgagctttcatcaaaaatatgataaatattcataaatatgtaaataatcaatttttaaaatcatatatgtgtttgtgtgtgtgtgtgtatatatatatataggtacaCACAGATATATTTCATAATATAAGTGTATTCAGTAATAAATATTGAGTTTCGGTGAGATGAGTAACCTGAAATTGAAGACGATATATGTGTCAAAATAGTGTGATGGAATGGTTCCGTCGAAATCTGTATATGCCGGTGATTGGAAACCCTAGAAATGACGGTTTACGGTGATTGTATTTGGGGGAATTTAGCGGGTGGAAGGTAGGCGTTTGCTTTTGGTTTGAAACTTTGAATGTGTGACTGGATCTTTATTTTCCCTCTTTATTCTGGTCGTACCCATACCACTATATTGTCTTTGTTTGGGGTTTGGAATGGGATAAGTGTAAGAATTaggtaaaaaaaagaaaaaagtgtcTTTCCTATTGAAAAGTAGTATCAAAGCAGCATAGTTAAATAAGTGGTAAATACTCTAGTCTTTGAACACATAGGTCATGGATACGTagtctctacttaggtagaggtaaggtctgcctacatttAACTTTCCTCATACAATATCGAGGTATCGGGGCTCAAAACTCGCAGAAGGCAACGCTGtgtaatttctttctttctttaaaacCAGGATAATAGCAAAAGCATTAAGAGAATCGGTACCATATGGGTATCGGTTTATATGGAACCTAGATCAATAccattttttgtaatttttttaaccaATACCTGTCAGTATCAGGATTGGATAGTACCATGCCCATCTTTGGTTTTGTTCATAAAGGCTTTAAGATATCGttataatggaaaaaaaaaaactaatgacCTCAATAACAGAGAGGGCATGAAACACTAATTAAGCGACCCAAACACGAATCAAACAAACAGTTAGCACCTTTAGCCTCATTTGGTATTGTCCAATGGATTTCTATCCACTTGTCCCTAACCATTTTGACCTTTTTGTTCCTTTTATAAACCCTTATATATGAATAATCTAAATTCAAGTTAACTATAATTTTGTTGTTGACCATGCTCAAAAATAGCTTAATTTCAGTTCTCAAACATGCTAATTTCACAGCCCACATAAAATCGTAGTCATGAATCACGAAGCAAAGCAATCCAAACACAAATATCCACGAGACAAACAACTAGCATCCTTAACCTTATTTGATCTTACTAGATTCTTGATCCACCCATGACCCATCCCAAGCCATTTTGACATTTTTGCTCTTGTTACAAAATTACGTAATTTTCTATTCAAACATTACCTTATTTTGTCGTTGATCAAGCTCGAATATAGCTTCATTTTTACGGTTCCATATTTAACTactaaattaaagttaaaatgcAAACAAAAAGTAGCCCTAACAAAACCAATCAAATGGACTACACTGTTTATCGGgtcaataaatatatttatcctCTTTTCatcaaatctttaaaaaaaaattaatttggagttgattatgggAGATCAACTTTCTACCACGTCAGTGCGTCCTTCACAAACATTTGTATCTTACTACCCTgtaaaacaaaaaccaaaaatcatacATCTCCTTCTCTACttgatatatgtaaataaatattttttttaatacttgatgcaCTAATATTGAAGAAAACTGTATATATACAAACAGATATTACAGGACAGTGTATATGGGGAAACCAAATCTAACCCTTTCATCAATGGCGATGAAAGCCAATCTCCAGCTTTGGCACCACTTCTTGATTACACGAATCTTGATGTTCCAGAAATCTCTTGTTGGATTCAAATCCTCAACAAATGAAAAGTTTTGGTTAGCcatgagagaaaaagtgatCTCTCTCTAAAatgtattttggttttttaatttaaatgaaaGTCTCTCTCTAATTTTAAGATCTAATATCTGGAGCTTGT includes these proteins:
- the LOC122579973 gene encoding homeobox-leucine zipper protein ATHB-40; the protein is MTTNMKTQTQTQVDEQMVLLSQYYPGIYDQLIPEQGEVVKPRRRRKKNKADGSGSGMRKRKLSDQQVTMLEENFGNEHKLESERKDRLASELGLDPRQVAVWFQNRRARWKSKKLEEEYNKLKTEHDSTVLDKCRLETEVLKLKEQLSEAEKEINRLVERSDGISSTSPSSSFSMEAMEPPFLGGFGMEGLENVFYLPENNYIQGLDWLNI